The nucleotide window GCATCCCCGATGTAATAATTCGTCTTGTCGAATTACCGtccattaaaattaactacGTCAACCCTAATAAACCGGTATGTTTCTAATCGTAGAAGATCTTTCACGAAAACGCAGATGACCCAGACCCGGTAATGAATGAACAGCGTTCTAATTTTCCTCTCAACCAGAGATGTggaaaagtaacaaaattaatatctttatcgGCAAAAATTTAATACAGCTGTCTCATCTATTGAAAAAGCCCAGAGACATTGAACGGTAATACAATTAATCTCTTTGTGGGCGAAAATTTAATACTGCTATCTCATCTGTTGATAAGCTTCAATACGGCAACCACCATAACACGCACCAATAAACGGTCATAGTTCATAACATAAGCACGGACACGACATGGTTCGAcacaatgttaaataaaaaaatgttacacaatcAGCTTCAGTTACGTGCACGTACGCACGTAACAGTCGCTcgtattgataataaaattcaCGAATATGTGAAGAGCTAGTAAATCTCATCGTCATACGTCGTCGTAAACGACTAGCTGTCCACCAACAACTGTGCCCGCTTGTAATTTCACCCCCTTCGGGAAGGAATTTCCGAAATCCTCTCTCAGCGTTCTACTTTTACACTTCCTAAGGTATCTTCATAGccaatttcaactttctacgctcagtagtccTAGCTGCGCGTTGTTCATCGGTCAGTCACTTAGCATCGGAAGTTTTatatatcgcactaataatacaatagtgctgtaactcaaaatacaacttttatcagCTTGTTAACTGAAATAACTTGCTTATTTCAGTTAAAGTTAAGTCAGATTTGAAAAAGTAATAGAAGATATTATTTATGGTTGTAGTGTTAAGTCAAGTTGAAGTAGTGTTGGTGTGTTTTGAGTTACTACACTTTAGGTTTATTAGTGCGATATATTGATTTATgatgtaaaatacatttgttataataacaacaattaaaaagGAACTCACCTGTCCGTCTCTGGCACATGTGACAATATTTAACTGACTCCTAGCATTGAGGTATAGGAACTTGCTTTGAAACACATTAGATTTGTGGCCCGTCTTGATGGTCTGTACTGGTATATTGCGTGCCCAGTCCCACACCACTACATTTGTATCGTCTGAACCCGAAGCGAGAAGATGACCTGAGGGacaaagatacatacataaaatcacgcctgttggcccccgtggcgcagtggttaaagtcgccACGCCGGTCCAATGTGCCGGCaggtcgtggggacttttacaacgatacaaacaacggacaaaaagaacaaccagacccgaaacaaatatttgtgtatcgtacaaataaataattccgagtgggaatcgaacccacgatgtCCCGACGCattgatagcggcgtggcgacctaaatcactgcgccacggaggttgTCCaagaaatattcataatatttcttGGACAACCTCCTTAACATTACACAACTATCACGCCTGTtgcgtggcgcagtggttaaggtcgttAAATGTGTCGAGAGGTCGAGGGTTCGACGCTCACatggtacaaatatttgtacatccCACGACGTCCCGActcaatgatagcggcgtggcgacctaaactgCGTCACGAAGGCAGtgaaatattatagtataactgaaattaaaattttctatttaccTTCAGGATGAAAATTGATTGAATTGACACAGCCCTTGTGTTTAAGTAGATTATGAAGCTTCTTCATTCTATATATGACGTGCAGGGAACCATAGAACTTCTTCTCAAACATCACATCTTCCTTGGCCGTTTTCCCACACGGAAATGTCAGCCCCATCTCAcgatttattatttctgtaaagCCATCAATTTGTTTAGtaactttcatacaaaaaagagTAAATTCTGATAATcattgaatattgaaatttgaatcTGGATCCCATTCGTGGGAATTTGGATCCCGACAATCCCATACGGACCTTATCCTCATAATAAGAAACACATTAAGAAAGAATTATGCAATTTGGTGTAGTTGTTCAAAACTTATGTGGgtatatttaattcatttttatttatagaaattcaCATCAAATCCTCCCCATTATCTAATCctcttatcgtatggtaagtggtcaacccagtgtcaaagttgttgttgtttgtttaagccgccctaaggcctttgacatggcttaattactgttatctttattgataacaaccgagAACTACATTTTTCGTGccatccgaagcacggagacgtccagtttaaatgccactatgcggtcaatctatctatggaatgaccgcgccaagggttagttaacccgcagatcgttcaTCTATGGCTAAGGGCGTTTCACAGACCATTGGGAATAAAGGACTTGACCATAAGGAATTGACCATAAAGGAGTTGCCTTACTATTAAGAAAACACTTTGGGTTCACAACTTTCAAAGCTTAGGTTTGAAAATAACATTCTCACATTTCAATTATGCTTGATTAATATTACACATTAAATTATCTTACTAAATCTGCCGTTTCTTCTCaagagcaaccagcttttccgaaacggacaaaagaaatataaatacgtgactatttcaaatactttgtaaaaagtttacaaaataaaggatattttgaatttgaatttgaatttaaatgatCCGCTCAACTTTGCTGggtctctgctcctattggtcgtaccgtgatgttAGTATAGAATAATAGTAGTAGTACAGTCTATCCTTTCTCAAacaaataggctatccaactaaaatattttttattcacaccAGGAGTTTGAGATTAGTGctttcaaccaaacaaacaaactacattttataaacttgGTGTAGaaatatagattaaataataataaataataaatttaataaataataaataataaagattcaAAGAGTCCTATTATCTTATTCATAAGGTCAAGTATCCACTTACCCCTAAGCATCAAATAGTTATGTTTAGGCCTCGTCTTCTGCAATACAGGTGGTGTTTTGCCCTTAGGTTCATCATCGTCGTTAGCATTACTTGAGCGGTGCGGGCGTTCGTCATCCGAGTCTGAATCATCATTCATTTCAATCACATGCTCCGATTCAAATGTGTCATCATCACTGTCATTACTGTTCGTATCTGAAGTGTCTGATGAAGCTGAGGAACTGTTGCTTGTGCTGCCACCACTGGAATAGGTAGAGTCAAGAGTGCAAGTGTTATTGAAAGTCTCATGCTGGATAAAGtcctcatttttatttaaaaaaaagacaactcccacactcaTATTTAATCTTGTGTCCCaggtcttttacaaacaatggacacaaagtatatctagacccgaaacaaccagttgtggatcacacaaatagttgattcgtatgggaatcgaactcgataCAACCCAAAACAAACTCCCGACTACTGCAACTTGGTAATCATTTTTTATAGCTAAGCTATAAACTACAGGTCCTCAATGCAAGTGATAACAGCCCTCAATATTCTCTGGAGCTTTAAGAAGTGAGGTGTAAAAGCAAGTTATAtacaatgaaaatgtaaaattgttataaCTATTTAAGTAAAAGGGGGCGCATCTCATTTTCCATGAAATAGTAACAGTCCATTAAAAGTGGGGACCTATGAGTTAAATGATTGCTATTAAACAATGAAAatcattaaacaattataaacttcaggggccgaaacaaattctaaggtcgaaaatactgattttactgaccaaaaattcaaaaatactgaccaaatactgaccatttctaaaccgtttttcgggtgaatggtgtgaaataaaaataaaatacagtcgaattgagaagtcaaaatccttttttgaagtcagttaaaaagcctattttcggttattggtctccacaaTCCCAATAGTCAACAAGCACCacctttttattgtattaaaaagctttttatattgttattaattgttattgtattattattacaatgcgCTCATAGCCatttgtgctcaccggtcggtaaacgatctctgggttaagcaagatggatgaccgcatagtggtatttgtactgagcgtctccgtgcttcggagggcacgtataaagtcggtcccggttgttgtcgattaagataagagacgttaagccatgtcaaaggcctttcagtcggcttggacaactttgactctaggttgacaactaaccatacgatagataaatAGATCATATTGCAAGTGAGTAATACGCATTCATGCAAAATTGACGTACTCCAAAAAACTCCAGAAACGCTAATAAACTCCACTAAACTTCAATAAACTCTAATGAACACCAAAAACTCTAATAAACATCCCGTCTTACaaattttcaatcaggttttACGAATTTTTGTCAGGTGACGTGTCTTCACgcgagtttagaagtttttacccaTTCCAGAAAAAGTGCGCAgcggcgctaaagaattttcacttcaaaaatactgatttcaaaaaatagtaaattttaatctgctattctattgaagtcatgtgatgcttcaatatatacgtagatcatccacataatatAGAGCATCCacagcagccctctgatatcatcactgggcaaatcgagaatgtaagattggccaacagcagaggaaaaccaaaatattattgaatttggaaaaatactgacaatactgaccaaTTTTCGAAaaaactgacttttactgaccaggtccaaaaatactgacttttactgactttactgacctgtttcggcccctgaaaCTTGAAAAGAATGGGTTtgaaaaaaactgtttgttttttatgaTTATGCTAGCCGCCAATCAATGATTGGATGCTAACATAATCAAATACTAACAAATAGAGTTCTGTAACAGTAACAAGAATTTTGTATGTGCATACTAAATACAACTATTACTGTATTGCataatattgtgaaatacaAATAGATTTCATTGAGTAATATGAACTTTACTAGTCTAACAACAACTATctaattctattaaaaaaaaaaacactaattagGATAATTTGATGATTGAAGCTcaatatattagtttattattattacatgaatacaatacatttcaaatgaaTCACTGCCTTCAGATTTCTTTCACTGGATTCAGATTGTAAGCTGTTTTGTgtaccataaaaaaaaaacattaccaagatcaattttgaaaacaatgtttatttcaaaactaaatgtttaataatgcaTAACCAGTAATAATTATCCTTTCCTACCTTTTATTCCTGACAACTAATAGTTACtcctaacaaaatattaatactatttttatctcAATCATACTTCAGATATTTATCTACatgcataaataataacatgagCTAACATTTCACTTACCTACTCGACAAATTTAAGTTAGGATTTAGTAATTGAGCTAACCCAGCCAATCTCCTCAAACCATCAGTCTCGATCTCATCATCATCGGAGCCACTGTCTTCATTGCTCCTTGAATTCTGAGCTGTGTCATCTGGAGGTAAATCATCAGAGTCCCTTGAAGAGTCCGAGTCTCTATCAGGCGTCTTCCGCTTCCTATAAAATCTCGTACATCTCGGACGTCTGAGGCTCAACAGTATGGAACGAACGTTGCTGCCCGATGGCGCAGCATTCACCACCTCATTTGACGGACCCTCTGCAGTGGCAGCTGCTCGGTCATCGCTACTCGTACTCTCCGACTTATCCGCAGAAATTCCACTGTCCACGTTCTCATCCTTCTTCAAAGAATCACTCTTCAGTACTACAAAAACATCAATTCGTATAGAACTTTTTACGTCACATTCAAATATTCCATACATTATAGAATCTTGGGCAGACATTACCTGTGTCTTGTAAACTGTCCTGCGAACTCCCATCGttcaatttcaacttttttcCACCCGATTTAGGACTTGTAGGAGAATCCTTAATTTCGTCATCGGTCGAAGGATTATCTTCCATCGCTGCCTACGTCGATACTGTAGTCTACAATAGAACTATGAAGTGAATGTTACATAAATTGCAACGCAATAGAATTCCAgcttatttaataacttaatttacaataaaaaactgaaaCGGAATCTTGGAACTCAATGGAGGATTTTTCCTAATTATTAGCGATTTTGGCAACAAGAACAAGGACAAAAATAGTGATGTTTCCAGGCCAGAAAAATCTTGATgtttaattgattgtttttaaaGTTCAGTATTTGACGTTGTATACAGatccaaattaatttattagattaaataggtacttaagcACTTTATAAACTATGAGCTGTTATTCAAATTGTatgatttgtaaaaatatattacgtacattgaaataattaatattattatttgtgaataAACTGGATAAACTGGCAATTTGTTTTCGTTAATCAGCTGTCAACGTCAATGTGCTAAAATTCGAGACGTTCCGCCGCCTTGTCATTAGTGTATTTTTAAGCATCAcagtattttgaaattaacatGCTTTTCTTTTCTAGCTTCAGCTGAGAGCCCCATCGACAACCCTAAGTGCGAATGAGTAAGGCATAGCAAATTGTCTAATGTGTAGCTAATAATAATGTGGTCGAACTGGGAACGGTCTACATAACAGGTGTCAAAGTGGCAAAAGTTCATGCCGCATTTTTaacttctttattttgaaaaataacttaaattatcaataatgaaTACAGAAGAAGAGTTACTATCATTCCTTGATCTGTTAGATCTAGATGAGGAACTCATTGATACTCGCCTAAAATCTTTAATGGAAAGAAACAACCATACGAATAAACACCTGAAAAGTGTGATACAATTATTgcaatataaaagtttaataaatactCAAGAAGAGAGTGACTGCGAGAACGATGAAGAATTTGACTTCACCATTCAGTTACTGAAGAATATAAAGAGCGATAATGTTGATTATgtgtgtaaaattataaatattgtactgtCACTTAACAGTAGCAACATAGTCAACAAGTCAGAGCATTTaatacaacaaattttaatgaacataGATATTTCTACTGAAAAGCCAGATGCGCAGGTAACAGACACAGAAACACAATCACAAACATTGATATATCTGAAAGTATGTGGAAGTATACTTGAtgcaatcattaaaaaaaatgaaaaattgtcTTTGATGTTTTTAGAGACACCTTTGGAGAAAATTCTAGATTCTTCAGATGATAAACTTAAAACATACTTTCTAACTAACATAGTGCCTAGATTATTTGAAGGTGTTCTCGGCTATGACATCTTAGATCGAGTATGGAACCACATCAAAGTATTAGAAGGAGATTGTAAAGAGAATGCCTTGAAGATCCTGAGCTGTTTGTCTGATTATTACCTACCAACTCCTGACAATAAaggtaatattaaatatgagtctgaaataatatttctatatgaTTTTTGGAGCTTAATCATATTTGGCATAAATTCAGAAGATACAACTGTCTGCAAAATAGCAGTCTATCTGTCAAAGAGAGCCATAGACTGTGTGATAGCTGCTAACAAAGATATTTGTATAGCATCAGAAACTCACACATTATTTTCatggaaaaaaaataactctaaaTCTCTAAAGAATATGTGGGACAACTATTTTATTCTCATAGACAGCTTGGAAGAGAAGCAGAGCAATATTGTGTTACCATCGTTGAAATTGTTCGAAACCATAGACGTTGGGGCATTTTGGATGAATGCTGCTTTTAATATAGGCTTGAAGCATGACAACACTCAAGTCAGATTGAAATGTGTAGAGTACAAGTTAAGATCTGAAATTAAGAGTCAGTCTGAGGCTGTATTGTTGTTAGAAGCCATGAATGATATAAACATTTATGATCAGAATGTAAATTATGATAAACTCAAGTCTAAGCTAAGAGAACTGCTGAAAGAGAATATATCATTAATAGAGATTTTAAAAGCAATACCTCATATAAAGTGGTCACCTGTACCTTTTTATCATTTGACTGATGTCTTAGCTAGTTCCAAATGTAGCCCATTACATGAAAATTTCAGTATAATAGTAGGCATTTTAAAAGTTCCTTGTAACAATGTGGTTATAAGAAAAgctatacatttaaatttgataCAGTTTGTAACAGAACATTGTGAAGTAAATTACCAAGATCTTGCTTTACTTAACTCTATCACACAGTTAAGTAAACATAGTACTGagcatttaaaaaaactgttatcaaaaataaaaataaaggatgaagaaaaatatgaatgtttcaAAACTTTGTCAGAAAATGTATCAAATAATGATATCCTTTTATTCTTATGCCAGAATGAATCTGATTACAAAATTCTATTCAAAATTATTGATGAAAAAATTATGAAGCTAAATGATGTAGCAAGCAGGCAGTATTCAGATAAAAAAGAATGTTTGAATGAAGTTATATTCTTAAcacatttgtttaaaacaataaactattaTAGGGATGAGTCTAAAACTATACAAGTTGGTGGTCATATTGAGCCTATACTATCTGAAATATTGCTCAGGCAAAACAAGACCatattgcaatacattttaagctTATT belongs to Anticarsia gemmatalis isolate Benzon Research Colony breed Stoneville strain chromosome 9, ilAntGemm2 primary, whole genome shotgun sequence and includes:
- the LOC142975257 gene encoding DDB1- and CUL4-associated factor 8; this translates as MEDNPSTDDEIKDSPTSPKSGGKKLKLNDGSSQDSLQDTVLKSDSLKKDENVDSGISADKSESTSSDDRAAATAEGPSNEVVNAAPSGSNVRSILLSLRRPRCTRFYRKRKTPDRDSDSSRDSDDLPPDDTAQNSRSNEDSGSDDDEIETDGLRRLAGLAQLLNPNLNLSSSGGSTSNSSSASSDTSDTNSNDSDDDTFESEHVIEMNDDSDSDDERPHRSSNANDDDEPKGKTPPVLQKTRPKHNYLMLREIINREMGLTFPCGKTAKEDVMFEKKFYGSLHVIYRMKKLHNLLKHKGCVNSINFHPEGHLLASGSDDTNVVVWDWARNIPVQTIKTGHKSNVFQSKFLYLNARSQLNIVTCARDGQVRLLQCHPGGGAAACRRRLAAHSRAAHKLHVTPAEPHAVLSAGEDGLVMQCDVRADHVSRLFQVRERGATVPLYSVSGHPLEPRSLVVAGRDRFVRLYDTRRSTRPVALYSPRSFNDSSSAKKKFARTTMHLTCAVYNHDGTEILGSYNDDDIYLFDVVKDVYDKDAPSHELSDGYTHRYSGHRNSATFKGVAFFGPKSEFVVSGSDCSYIYIWDKNTEAIVQWLQGDMNGVVNCIEAHPRCPVLATSGLDKDVKIWIPKDNNDPTYQGMERVVRENNSSKSRSPLFNDFLPSLYNAWRGENRFFSDDDTVPFSYGGNIEFEGNDCTTF